The Flaviramulus sp. BrNp1-15 genome has a window encoding:
- a CDS encoding rod shape-determining protein MreD, translated as MNSILSIHTIRFFVLVLVQVLILNHINFLGYINPYIYILFIALFPVKNNRVILILLSFLIGLAIDLFLDTGGIHAAASVFIAYFRPVVLKSSFGMIYEHQTIKFNTVDFGSKLMYLTILTVLHHIVLFSLEIFSISKIILVLQKTLFSSIFTILLSVTITIIFSRKTK; from the coding sequence GTGAATAGTATACTCTCAATACATACCATTCGTTTTTTTGTTTTAGTACTTGTGCAAGTATTAATATTAAATCATATTAATTTTTTAGGTTATATAAACCCTTATATCTACATCTTATTTATTGCCTTATTTCCAGTTAAAAACAATCGTGTTATTTTAATTTTACTCAGCTTTTTAATAGGGTTGGCTATAGATTTGTTTTTAGATACAGGTGGTATTCATGCAGCTGCATCTGTTTTTATAGCGTATTTTAGACCTGTAGTTTTAAAATCTTCTTTCGGAATGATTTACGAGCATCAAACCATAAAATTTAATACCGTAGATTTTGGGTCAAAACTTATGTATTTAACTATACTTACTGTTTTACATCATATAGTTTTATTTTCTTTAGAAATATTTAGCATTTCTAAAATAATTTTAGTGTTACAAAAAACGTTATTCTCAAGTATATTTACTATTTTATTAAGTGTAACAATAACTATTATTTTTAGTAGAAAAACTAAATGA
- the purH gene encoding bifunctional phosphoribosylaminoimidazolecarboxamide formyltransferase/IMP cyclohydrolase — MSNKKTIKSALISVFSKDGLEPIVKELNKQGVTIYSTGGTEKFINDLGVKVVPVEDVTSYPSILGGRVKTLHPKVFGGILNRQNHDGDAAELAEYEIPQIDVVIVDLYPFEKTVASGASTQDIIEKIDIGGISLIRAAAKNYADVICVSSVDDYAEFLELISQNNGTISEEDRKRFAGKAFNVSSHYDTAIFNYFNKNHDEAALKISETKGKVLRYGENPHQRGFFFGNFDELFTKLHGKELSYNNLLDVDAAVNLMLEFKNDAPTFAILKHNNACGLAQRETLHQAYVDALAGDPVSAFGGVLISNKEIDLTTAEEIHKLFCEVVIAPSFSSDALEILKGKKNRILLEIHDVKMPKMNVRSCLNGILLQDRNSITDKAEDLKNVTNIAPTESQIEDLLFASKICKHTKSNTIVLAKNKQLLASGTGQTSRVDALEQAIHKAQTFKFDLNDAAMASDAFFPFPDCVEIAKSAGITSVIQPGGSIKDQLSIDYCNENNVAMVITGTRHFKH, encoded by the coding sequence ATGAGCAACAAAAAAACTATTAAATCTGCACTAATTTCGGTATTTAGCAAAGACGGATTAGAGCCTATTGTAAAAGAACTTAACAAACAAGGTGTAACTATTTATTCTACTGGTGGCACAGAAAAATTTATTAACGATTTAGGAGTAAAAGTTGTTCCGGTTGAAGATGTTACCTCATACCCTTCTATTCTTGGTGGTCGCGTAAAAACATTACATCCAAAGGTATTTGGAGGTATTTTAAACAGACAGAATCACGATGGCGACGCTGCAGAATTAGCTGAATACGAAATCCCACAAATTGATGTGGTTATTGTAGATTTATATCCTTTTGAAAAAACTGTAGCTTCTGGCGCTAGCACTCAAGATATTATTGAAAAAATTGATATTGGTGGCATTTCATTAATTCGTGCAGCTGCAAAAAATTATGCCGATGTAATTTGTGTATCTTCTGTTGATGATTATGCAGAATTTTTAGAATTAATCTCACAAAATAACGGGACAATTTCTGAAGAAGACAGAAAGCGTTTTGCTGGAAAAGCGTTTAATGTGTCTTCACATTATGATACTGCTATTTTTAATTATTTCAACAAAAACCACGATGAAGCTGCTTTAAAAATTAGTGAAACTAAAGGTAAAGTATTACGTTATGGCGAAAATCCACACCAACGAGGATTTTTCTTTGGCAATTTTGATGAGTTATTTACAAAACTACATGGCAAAGAATTAAGCTACAACAACCTTTTAGACGTTGATGCAGCTGTAAATTTAATGCTTGAGTTTAAAAATGACGCGCCTACATTTGCTATTTTAAAGCACAACAATGCCTGCGGTTTGGCACAAAGAGAAACTTTACACCAAGCTTATGTTGATGCTTTAGCTGGAGATCCTGTTTCTGCTTTTGGCGGTGTTTTAATTAGTAATAAAGAAATTGATTTAACAACAGCAGAAGAAATTCATAAATTATTCTGCGAAGTGGTAATTGCTCCTTCTTTTTCTTCAGATGCATTAGAAATTCTTAAAGGTAAAAAGAATAGAATATTGTTAGAAATTCATGATGTTAAAATGCCTAAAATGAACGTAAGAAGTTGTTTAAACGGTATTTTGCTTCAAGATAGAAATAGCATTACAGATAAAGCTGAAGATTTAAAAAATGTTACAAACATAGCACCTACAGAAAGTCAAATTGAAGATTTATTGTTTGCTTCTAAAATTTGTAAGCATACTAAATCTAATACTATTGTTTTAGCTAAAAACAAACAATTATTAGCAAGTGGCACAGGACAAACTAGTCGTGTTGATGCATTAGAGCAAGCTATACACAAAGCACAAACTTTTAAATTTGATTTAAATGATGCCGCCATGGCAAGTGATGCGTTTTTTCCATTTCCAGATTGTGTGGAAATTGCTAAAAGTGCAGGTATTACATCTGTTATTCAACCAGGTGGCTCTATAAAAGATCAATTAAGCATTGATTATTGTAATGAGAACAATGTAGCGATGGTAATTACCGGAACACGTCATTTTAAACATTAA
- the mreC gene encoding rod shape-determining protein MreC yields the protein MQQIINFIIRNKNFLLFLLLFGVSVLFTIQSHSYHKSKFINSANFLTGGVYNSVNNISGYFNLKSQNQLLVEENTRLRSLLNNAKIEIDSIFIDSLTFNKSYRFYNANIIKNSYSLSDNFLTINKGKNDSIEQDFGVVSSKGIIGIIDKTSNNYATVLSVLNTTSRISAQLKKTNHFGTLTWDGNLPELTQLIDIPKVANPTVGDTIITSGRSSIFPKGIDIGVIESFKLDDAENYYEIEVKLFNDMTNIEHVYIIENIDAPEINNLLNEN from the coding sequence ATGCAGCAAATTATTAATTTCATAATAAGAAACAAAAACTTTTTGTTGTTCTTGTTGCTGTTTGGTGTTTCTGTTTTATTTACTATTCAATCACATTCGTATCATAAAAGTAAATTTATAAACTCTGCAAACTTCTTAACAGGTGGCGTATATAACTCTGTAAATAATATTAGTGGTTATTTCAATTTAAAATCTCAAAATCAATTACTGGTAGAAGAAAACACAAGATTGCGTTCGCTTTTAAATAATGCTAAAATAGAAATCGATTCCATATTTATTGATAGTTTAACTTTTAATAAATCCTACAGATTTTATAATGCTAACATTATTAAAAACAGTTATTCGTTATCAGATAATTTTTTAACTATAAATAAAGGAAAAAACGATAGTATAGAACAAGATTTCGGAGTTGTATCTTCTAAGGGAATTATAGGTATTATTGATAAAACAAGTAATAACTATGCAACGGTATTATCTGTTTTAAATACTACCAGCAGAATTAGTGCTCAGTTAAAAAAAACCAATCATTTTGGAACTTTAACTTGGGATGGGAATTTGCCTGAACTTACTCAACTTATAGATATTCCAAAAGTTGCAAACCCAACTGTTGGAGACACAATAATTACCTCTGGGCGTTCTTCAATTTTTCCTAAAGGAATTGATATTGGTGTTATTGAGAGTTTTAAATTAGATGATGCTGAAAATTACTATGAAATTGAAGTTAAGCTCTTTAATGACATGACTAATATTGAGCATGTTTATATTATTGAAAATATTGATGCACCAGAAATTAATAATCTGTTAAACGAAAACTAA
- a CDS encoding rod shape-determining protein has translation MGFFDFLTEEIAIDLGTANTLIIHNDKVVVDAPSIVARDRISGKIIAVGQEASLMQGKTHENIKTIRPLKDGVIADFDASEQMISMFIKNIPALKKKFFTPALRMVICIPSGITEVEMRAVKESAERVNGKEVYLIHEPMAAAIGIGVDIMQPKGNMVVDIGGGTTEIAVIALGGIVCDKSVKIAGDVFTNDIVYYMRTQHNLYVGERTAEKIKIQIGAATEDLELPPEDMSVQGRDLLTGKPKQVQISHREIAKALDKSILRIEDAVMETLGQTPPELAADIYNTGIYLAGGGSMLRGLDKRLSQKTDLPVYIAEDPLRAVVRGTGITLKNLSKYKSVLIK, from the coding sequence ATGGGATTTTTTGACTTCCTAACCGAAGAAATTGCAATTGACTTAGGTACTGCAAATACACTTATTATTCATAACGACAAAGTTGTTGTTGATGCGCCATCTATAGTAGCTCGCGACAGAATTTCAGGCAAAATAATTGCCGTCGGTCAAGAAGCCAGTTTAATGCAAGGTAAAACCCATGAAAACATAAAAACTATTCGCCCATTAAAAGATGGGGTAATTGCAGATTTTGACGCTTCTGAGCAAATGATAAGTATGTTTATAAAAAACATACCTGCTTTAAAAAAGAAGTTTTTTACACCAGCACTTCGTATGGTTATTTGTATTCCTTCTGGAATTACAGAGGTTGAAATGCGTGCGGTAAAAGAAAGTGCAGAACGTGTTAATGGTAAAGAGGTTTATTTAATTCACGAACCTATGGCTGCTGCAATTGGTATTGGTGTAGACATTATGCAACCAAAAGGAAATATGGTGGTTGATATAGGAGGTGGTACAACCGAAATTGCTGTAATTGCGCTTGGTGGAATTGTTTGTGATAAATCAGTTAAAATTGCAGGTGATGTGTTTACAAACGATATTGTTTATTACATGCGTACTCAACACAACTTATATGTTGGAGAACGTACTGCTGAAAAAATAAAAATACAAATTGGTGCGGCTACTGAAGATTTAGAATTACCACCAGAAGACATGAGTGTTCAAGGGCGTGATTTATTAACCGGAAAGCCTAAACAAGTTCAAATTTCACATAGAGAAATAGCCAAAGCTTTAGATAAATCTATTTTACGTATTGAAGATGCTGTAATGGAAACTTTAGGACAAACACCTCCAGAATTAGCGGCCGATATTTATAATACTGGTATTTATTTAGCAGGTGGTGGCTCTATGCTTCGTGGTTTAGATAAACGTTTATCTCAAAAAACAGATTTACCTGTATATATTGCCGAAGACCCTTTAAGAGCTGTTGTAAGAGGTACTGGCATCACACTTAAAAATTTATCTAAATATAAAAGTGTATTGATAAAATAA
- the gldB gene encoding gliding motility lipoprotein GldB, translating into MKFQLFLLLFFVIAVSCKKENQLEDEIAKINTDIKIERFDRLFSEVTSNNLSKLKTAYPFMFSEKYKDSFWLAKKDDTLQIQLFNQVDKTFTHFDDTELEIESLFNHLKYYFPEFNPPRVITTTNDVDYRNRVIATDTIAVIALDSYLGSEHEFYGSIPKYLKANLKKEQLVVDLANEYAKKYTYQPQRKTLLDEMIYFGKLMYFKDVVIPFKTEAERIGYSQTELDWAMANESNIWRYFVERELLYSTDSKLPGRFINDAPFTKFYLEEIDTDSPGRLGQYIGWQIVRAYMLQNDIPLKDMLIKPTEEIFNNSKFKPRK; encoded by the coding sequence ATGAAATTTCAATTATTCCTTTTATTGTTTTTTGTTATTGCTGTTTCTTGTAAAAAAGAAAATCAGTTAGAAGATGAAATAGCTAAAATAAATACAGATATAAAAATTGAACGTTTCGATAGATTATTTTCTGAAGTTACTTCAAACAACTTATCTAAATTAAAAACAGCCTATCCATTTATGTTTTCTGAAAAGTATAAAGACTCTTTTTGGTTAGCGAAAAAAGATGATACGCTACAAATTCAATTATTTAACCAAGTTGATAAAACGTTTACACATTTTGATGATACTGAGTTAGAGATAGAATCATTATTTAATCATTTAAAATATTATTTCCCCGAGTTTAACCCACCTAGAGTTATCACAACAACAAATGATGTAGATTACAGAAATAGAGTAATAGCTACAGATACCATTGCAGTTATAGCTTTAGATAGTTATTTGGGTAGTGAACATGAATTTTACGGAAGCATACCAAAATATTTAAAAGCCAATTTAAAAAAAGAACAATTGGTGGTAGATTTGGCTAATGAATATGCGAAGAAATACACGTACCAGCCACAGCGAAAAACATTATTGGATGAAATGATTTATTTTGGAAAGCTAATGTATTTTAAAGATGTTGTTATTCCGTTTAAAACAGAAGCTGAACGTATTGGTTATTCACAAACCGAATTAGATTGGGCAATGGCTAATGAAAGTAACATCTGGCGATACTTTGTAGAACGAGAATTATTATATAGCACAGACTCAAAACTTCCAGGTAGATTTATAAATGATGCTCCTTTTACCAAATTCTATTTAGAAGAAATAGATACTGATTCTCCAGGTCGATTAGGTCAATATATAGGATGGCAAATTGTTCGTGCATATATGCTACAAAACGATATACCATTAAAAGATATGCTTATAAAACCTACAGAAGAAATTTTTAATAACTCTAAGTTTAAACCTCGAAAATAA
- the nadE gene encoding NAD(+) synthase — MQTEKVVDYIVNWLKDYATNAGMKGFVIGVSGGIDSAVTSTLCAKTGLELLCLEMPIHQAPSQVSRAMNHIEWLQSNFDKVRMTQVNLTPVFDSLIESLPDVEDEESRFMSLANTRARLRMTSLYYFAALEKLLVAGTGNKVEDFGVGFYTKYGDGGVDLSPIADLLKSEVYAIGEYLGVNKEIIDAAPTDGLWGDDRTDEDQIGASYPELEWAMKMDDEGKTSDDFSGRKQEVFKIYKRFNSANKHKMIPIPICEIPETLL; from the coding sequence ATGCAAACAGAAAAAGTTGTTGATTATATAGTAAACTGGTTAAAAGATTATGCTACTAATGCTGGTATGAAAGGTTTTGTTATAGGAGTTTCTGGTGGTATAGATTCTGCAGTTACTTCAACACTTTGTGCCAAAACAGGATTAGAGCTTTTATGTTTGGAAATGCCAATTCATCAAGCGCCTTCTCAAGTTAGTAGAGCTATGAATCATATAGAGTGGTTGCAATCTAATTTTGATAAAGTTAGAATGACACAAGTTAACTTAACACCTGTTTTTGATAGTTTAATTGAGTCTTTGCCAGATGTTGAAGATGAAGAAAGTAGATTTATGTCTTTAGCGAATACCAGAGCACGATTACGAATGACATCACTTTACTATTTTGCTGCTTTAGAAAAACTATTAGTTGCAGGAACAGGAAATAAAGTTGAAGATTTTGGTGTTGGTTTTTACACAAAATATGGTGATGGTGGTGTTGATTTAAGTCCGATAGCAGATTTATTAAAATCTGAAGTTTATGCTATTGGAGAATATTTAGGTGTAAATAAAGAAATTATTGATGCTGCACCAACTGATGGCCTTTGGGGTGATGATAGAACTGATGAAGATCAAATAGGAGCATCTTATCCAGAATTAGAATGGGCTATGAAAATGGATGATGAAGGTAAAACATCTGATGATTTTTCGGGAAGAAAACAAGAAGTTTTTAAAATATACAAACGTTTCAATTCTGCTAACAAGCATAAAATGATACCTATACCAATATGTGAAATACCTGAAACTTTGTTATAA
- the mrdA gene encoding penicillin-binding protein 2 yields MRQLLLFISIIGVGLLFISRLFYLQVYNASTHNLFEDNAIRKVYDYPKRGFVYDRKGELLVANQPSYDVMLIPREVEPLDTLEFCSLLKINKQQFIDKYNKAYRYSPRLPSVFVSHLSKEDYAVLQEKMRKFRGFYIQKRSLRHYQTTIGANVLGDIGEVNNAIIKREPYYKMGDLIGKQGVEASYEKTLRGIKGIKFIQKDRFNRNIGPYKEGVFDTIPEQGKDITITIDAQLQAYGELLMKNKRGGVIAIEPSSGEILAMVAAPTYDPNILVGRGRSKNFTKLYNDSIAKPLFNRSLQGVYEPGSPFKLMNALIALQEDVLEPEEKVTCYKGYKYGNRFMKCHCNYGTRNDMISGIQRSCNAYFATTYRKILEKNGNASEGIDTWSNHAKSFGLGNFLGYDLKVGQKGRIPDRDYYKRIYPKTFYSTYTISNAIGQGEVATTPIQLANMAAAIANRGYYYTPHIIKNIEGETIPEQYTKPKYTTIDKEHFEPVIEGMLQVYKKGTAASLQVKDIEICGKTGTVENFAIVDSLKTQLTDHSIFVAFAPKDNPKIAIAVFVENGYWGSRFAGKVASLMIEKHIKGYITRTDLEEWLLKHSLENEYAKPYSGEPFKINGETSLQIVEEQEYYKLKKQLNKINKTEN; encoded by the coding sequence ATGAGACAACTTTTACTTTTTATTTCTATAATTGGTGTTGGTCTTTTATTCATTTCAAGACTTTTTTATTTGCAGGTTTATAATGCAAGTACTCACAATTTATTTGAAGACAATGCCATTAGAAAAGTTTATGATTATCCTAAACGAGGCTTTGTTTATGATAGAAAAGGAGAACTTTTAGTAGCCAACCAACCATCGTACGATGTCATGTTAATTCCACGTGAAGTTGAACCATTAGATACTTTAGAGTTTTGCTCATTACTTAAAATTAACAAACAACAGTTTATAGACAAATACAATAAAGCTTATAGATATTCACCACGACTACCATCAGTTTTTGTATCGCATTTATCCAAAGAAGATTATGCTGTTTTGCAGGAAAAAATGCGAAAGTTTAGAGGCTTTTATATTCAGAAGCGTTCATTAAGACACTATCAAACAACAATAGGGGCTAATGTTTTGGGAGATATTGGCGAGGTTAATAATGCCATAATAAAAAGAGAACCCTATTACAAAATGGGTGATTTAATTGGGAAACAGGGGGTTGAAGCTTCTTATGAAAAAACATTGAGAGGTATAAAAGGGATTAAGTTCATTCAAAAAGATAGATTTAATAGAAATATTGGCCCTTATAAAGAAGGCGTTTTTGATACTATACCAGAACAAGGAAAAGATATTACTATTACCATAGATGCACAATTGCAAGCATATGGTGAACTACTAATGAAAAACAAACGTGGAGGTGTAATAGCCATTGAACCTTCATCTGGAGAAATATTAGCTATGGTTGCTGCTCCAACTTACGACCCTAATATTTTAGTAGGTAGAGGTCGTTCTAAAAATTTCACCAAACTTTATAACGATTCTATTGCAAAACCACTTTTTAACAGGAGTTTGCAAGGAGTTTATGAACCTGGGTCTCCTTTTAAATTAATGAATGCATTAATTGCTCTTCAAGAAGATGTTTTAGAGCCAGAAGAAAAAGTAACATGTTACAAAGGGTACAAATATGGTAATCGCTTTATGAAATGCCACTGTAATTATGGTACTAGAAATGATATGATATCAGGTATTCAAAGATCTTGCAATGCCTATTTTGCAACCACTTACAGAAAAATTTTAGAAAAAAATGGTAATGCCTCAGAAGGTATTGATACATGGAGCAATCATGCAAAAAGTTTTGGTTTAGGTAATTTTTTAGGATATGATTTAAAAGTAGGCCAGAAAGGAAGAATTCCAGATAGAGATTATTATAAACGTATATATCCTAAAACATTTTACTCAACCTATACCATTTCAAATGCTATTGGTCAGGGTGAAGTAGCAACTACACCTATTCAGTTAGCGAATATGGCAGCAGCAATTGCAAATAGAGGTTATTATTATACGCCACATATTATAAAAAATATAGAAGGCGAAACCATACCTGAACAATATACAAAACCAAAATATACAACTATTGATAAAGAACATTTTGAACCTGTAATTGAAGGTATGTTGCAAGTTTACAAAAAAGGAACTGCTGCAAGTTTACAAGTAAAAGATATTGAAATATGTGGTAAAACAGGAACAGTTGAGAATTTTGCGATTGTTGACAGTTTAAAAACACAGTTAACCGACCATTCTATTTTTGTGGCTTTTGCACCTAAAGATAACCCTAAAATAGCAATTGCTGTTTTTGTAGAAAACGGATATTGGGGAAGCAGATTTGCTGGCAAAGTAGCTAGTTTAATGATAGAAAAACATATTAAAGGTTATATTACCCGTACCGATTTAGAAGAATGGCTTTTAAAGCACAGTTTAGAAAATGAGTATGCTAAACCTTATTCTGGCGAACCTTTTAAAATTAATGGTGAAACCAGTTTGCAAATTGTTGAAGAACAAGAATACTATAAATTAAAAAAACAATTGAATAAAATTAATAAAACAGAAAATTAA
- the def gene encoding peptide deformylase has translation MKQIIFSILITTLALACSSTKSVVKNGFSKEERSLIMHADSLTPMRVYKITKKSDSLLLRTKSTYIKPNPNDAVLQSFVKRLYATVRDSMSLGVGIAAPQVGILKNIIWVQRFDKENFPFEVYLNPKIIEYSNKKQTFREGCLSIPNRTDTLNNRAFSIKIEYDTMNAEHKTETVESFTSVIFQHEIDHLNGILYLDHLAKEVRDTKK, from the coding sequence ATGAAACAAATTATCTTTTCAATTTTAATTACCACTTTAGCACTTGCATGTTCTAGTACAAAAAGTGTCGTGAAAAATGGTTTTTCTAAAGAAGAAAGAAGCTTGATAATGCATGCTGATAGCTTAACACCAATGAGAGTTTATAAAATAACTAAAAAGAGTGATTCCTTATTACTGAGAACAAAAAGCACATATATTAAACCAAATCCTAATGATGCTGTTTTACAGAGTTTTGTAAAACGCTTGTATGCTACAGTAAGAGATAGTATGTCTTTAGGCGTAGGTATTGCAGCACCACAAGTAGGCATTTTAAAAAATATTATTTGGGTACAACGTTTTGATAAAGAAAACTTTCCGTTTGAAGTTTATTTGAATCCAAAAATTATTGAGTATTCTAATAAAAAACAAACTTTTAGAGAAGGATGTTTATCAATCCCCAATAGAACAGATACGTTAAATAATAGAGCGTTTTCTATTAAGATAGAATATGATACTATGAATGCAGAACATAAAACGGAAACAGTTGAGAGTTTTACATCGGTTATTTTTCAGCATGAAATAGACCATTTAAATGGAATACTTTATTTAGATCATTTAGCAAAAGAAGTTCGTGATACCAAAAAATAG
- a CDS encoding response regulator transcription factor has protein sequence MIKLLVADNHPITRKGLEVLFSASSNIKVVGSVDDGEAILEFIKKNPVDIILMETDFPKLNGLTVLRYLKNDYPDIKAIIFSAQPEEVYAINAIKAGAAGYISKSVNVITINEAILKVNDGGIYLSNDLTQQLAFGNRVSKSGTFYKKLSTREAEVLKLLTVGKKNKEISKELDINEKTVSTYKARLMRKLKVTNLVDLVNQAKLTQGL, from the coding sequence ATGATAAAATTATTAGTAGCAGACAACCACCCTATCACAAGAAAGGGGCTAGAAGTCCTTTTCTCTGCTTCCTCTAACATTAAAGTAGTTGGAAGTGTAGATGATGGCGAAGCCATCTTAGAATTTATTAAGAAAAACCCTGTAGACATTATTTTAATGGAAACAGATTTTCCTAAACTAAACGGTTTAACCGTTTTACGTTATTTAAAAAACGATTACCCAGACATTAAAGCTATTATTTTTAGCGCACAACCAGAGGAAGTATATGCCATTAACGCCATAAAAGCTGGTGCTGCAGGATATATTTCTAAATCTGTAAATGTAATCACAATTAACGAAGCCATTTTAAAAGTAAACGATGGCGGCATTTATTTAAGTAACGATTTAACTCAACAACTTGCCTTTGGCAATAGAGTTAGTAAAAGCGGTACGTTTTACAAAAAATTATCAACCAGAGAAGCAGAAGTTTTAAAGCTTTTAACCGTTGGTAAGAAAAACAAGGAAATTTCAAAAGAATTAGATATTAACGAAAAAACCGTTAGTACTTATAAAGCGCGATTAATGCGAAAGTTAAAAGTTACTAACTTAGTAGATTTAGTTAATCAAGCTAAACTTACACAAGGGTTATAA
- the gldC gene encoding gliding motility protein GldC: MANNITSKIELNVELDENRVPEKLHWTAQDGGITNEEAKAMMLSVWDSKTQETLRIDLWTKDMPVDEMKVFFHQTLVAMSNTFNRATQDEKMTATMKDFCDYFAEKLELKK; encoded by the coding sequence ATGGCCAATAATATTACATCCAAAATAGAACTTAATGTTGAATTAGATGAAAATCGAGTTCCTGAAAAACTACATTGGACAGCTCAAGACGGAGGCATAACCAATGAAGAAGCAAAAGCGATGATGCTTTCAGTTTGGGATTCTAAAACTCAAGAAACTTTGCGCATAGATTTATGGACTAAAGATATGCCCGTTGATGAAATGAAAGTGTTTTTTCATCAAACACTAGTTGCTATGAGTAATACATTTAACAGAGCTACACAAGATGAAAAAATGACTGCAACTATGAAGGATTTTTGTGATTATTTTGCAGAAAAATTAGAATTGAAGAAGTAG
- the rodA gene encoding rod shape-determining protein RodA, which translates to MVRDTNRHFKFDWITIILFLLLVGFGWLNILSASHTGTTINYFDFSQPFGKQLIFIFLTFGLIILLLAIDAKFYERFSSIFYIISMLSLVGLFIFGKNVNGATSWYAFGGMTLQPSEFAKAATALAVANYISDLNTNIKSFKDQIRTFLIIIIPAILVLLQNDTGSTIVYSAFFFVLYREGLPKYYLTIGIAIIILSVLSLKFGYIITSAIAGLLVIAYQFFNKKKLRTYQSIFIIVAAIGISFGVKFFYQSILKPHQQDRISLWLRLEKDPEKLEKMKQTFAYNLNESEKAISSGGLTGKGFMEGTRTTGKFVPEQHTDYIFSTVGEEWGFLGSAFVVIVFVLLLLRILHLAELQKSQFSRVYGYGVASIIFIHFLVNIGMVMGLIPTIGIPLPLFSYGGSGLWAFTILIFIFIKLDSNRINEW; encoded by the coding sequence ATGGTTAGGGACACTAACAGACATTTTAAATTCGATTGGATTACCATTATTCTTTTCTTACTTTTAGTTGGTTTTGGCTGGTTAAATATACTATCAGCTTCACATACAGGGACTACAATAAATTATTTCGATTTCTCACAGCCATTTGGTAAGCAGCTTATATTTATTTTTTTAACCTTCGGGTTAATTATTCTTTTGCTAGCTATCGATGCTAAATTTTACGAACGATTCTCCAGTATATTCTACATAATCTCCATGTTATCATTAGTAGGACTTTTTATATTCGGAAAAAATGTAAATGGAGCTACTTCATGGTATGCCTTTGGAGGTATGACCTTGCAACCCAGTGAGTTTGCCAAAGCTGCTACAGCACTTGCTGTAGCAAATTATATAAGCGATTTGAACACTAATATTAAATCATTTAAGGATCAAATACGTACGTTTTTAATAATCATTATACCTGCAATTTTAGTATTGCTGCAAAACGATACAGGAAGTACAATTGTTTATAGCGCATTCTTTTTTGTTTTATACAGAGAAGGATTGCCTAAGTACTATTTAACTATTGGAATAGCCATTATCATATTGTCTGTTTTATCTTTAAAATTTGGGTATATAATTACATCTGCAATTGCAGGATTATTAGTTATTGCATATCAGTTTTTTAACAAGAAAAAACTAAGGACATATCAATCTATATTCATCATAGTTGCAGCAATTGGTATTTCGTTTGGGGTAAAATTCTTTTATCAAAGTATATTAAAACCACATCAACAAGACAGAATAAGTTTATGGTTACGCTTAGAAAAAGACCCAGAAAAACTTGAAAAAATGAAACAAACCTTTGCCTATAACCTAAACGAATCTGAAAAGGCTATTAGTTCTGGTGGATTAACAGGTAAGGGGTTCATGGAAGGAACCAGAACCACAGGGAAATTTGTACCAGAACAACATACAGATTATATTTTTAGTACCGTTGGTGAGGAGTGGGGTTTTTTAGGAAGTGCCTTTGTAGTAATAGTTTTTGTTTTGCTTTTGCTACGTATTTTACACTTAGCCGAATTACAAAAATCACAGTTTAGTAGAGTGTACGGTTATGGTGTAGCTTCTATTATTTTTATACATTTTCTAGTAAATATTGGTATGGTAATGGGTTTAATCCCAACCATTGGTATTCCGTTGCCTTTATTTAGTTATGGTGGATCTGGATTATGGGCTTTTACTATTTTAATTTTTATTTTTATTAAATTGGATTCCAACAGAATTAATGAGTGGTAA